In Dromaius novaehollandiae isolate bDroNov1 unplaced genomic scaffold, bDroNov1.hap1 HAP1_SCAFFOLD_37, whole genome shotgun sequence, the following proteins share a genomic window:
- the LOC135326212 gene encoding olfactory receptor 14A16-like, with translation MLNSSSFNEFLLLPFADTRELQLLHVSLFLGFYLAALLGNGLVITAIACDHHLHTPMYFFLLNLSILDLGSISTTVPKAMANSLWNTRAISYAGCAAQIFLFLLSLAAECSLLTVMAYDRFVAICKPLHYGTLMGSRACVKMAAAAWASGFLYALLHTANTFAIPLCKGNAVEQFFCEIPQILKLSCSDAYLRELGLIVVSSCLVFGCFIFIVLSYVQIFTAVLRIPSEQGRHKAFSMCLPHLAVVSLFVSTGTFAYLKPPSISSPALDLVVAVLYSVVPPAVNPLIYSMRNKELKEALRKLIQWV, from the coding sequence atgttgaacagcagctccttcaacgagttcctcctcctgccatttgcggacacgcgggagctgcagctcttgcacgtctcactcttcctgggcttctacctggctgccctcctgggcaacggccttgtgatcacagccatagcctgtgaccaccacctccacacccccatgtacttcttcctcctcaacctctccatcctcgaccttggctccatctccaccactgttcccaaagccatggccaattccctatggaacaccagggccatttcctacgcaggatgtgctgcccagatcttcctcttcctcctttcactTGCAGCTGAgtgttctctcctcacagtcatggcctatgaccgctttgttgccatctgcaaacccctgcactatgggaccctcatgggcagcagagcttgtgtcaaaatggcagcagctgcctgggccagtggttttctctatgctctcctgcacactgctaacacatttgcaATACCACTCTGCAAAGGCAATGCAGTagagcaattcttctgtgaaatcccccagatcctcaagctctcctgctcagacgcctacctcagggaactgggacttattgtggttagttcctgtttagtctttgggtgtttcattttcattgtgctgtcctacgtgcagatcttcactgctgtgctgaggatcccctctgagcagggccggcacaaagccttttccatgtgcctcccgcacctggccgtggtctccctgtttgtcagcactggcacatttgcctacctgaagcccccctccatctcctccccagctctggatctggtggtggctgttctgtactcggtggtgcctccagcagtgaaccccctcatctacagcatgaggaacaaggagctcaaggaggccttgaggaaactgattcaatgggTATGA